GACGGCGTCGTCAACGTCGTCAACGGCACGGGACGGGAGGCGGGGGAGTACCTCGTGGGGCACCCGGGCGTCGCGATGACGTCCTTCACCGGCTCCACCGCCGTCGGCCGGCGCGTCGCCGAGATCGCCACCCGCACCGTCAAGCGCCTCCACCTCGAACTCGGCGGCAAGGCGCCGTTCGTCGTCTTCGACGACGCCGATCCCGAGGCCGCCGCCCACGGCGCGGTCGCCGGCGCGCTGATCAACACCGGTCAGGACTGCACCGCCGCCACCCGCGCGTACGTCCAGCGCCCGCTGTACGAGGCGTTCGTCGAGCGGGTCGCCGCACTGTTCGCGGGGGTGCGTCTCGGCGACCCCTTCGACGCGGACACCGACCTCGGACCGCTCGTCACCCATGCCCACCGCGACCGCGTCGCCGCGTTCGTGGAGCGCGCCCGCGCGTACGCCACCGTCGTCACCGGCGGCACGGTCCCGCCCGGTGACGGCGCCTTCCACCGGCCCACCCTCGTCACCGGCGCGCCGCAGGGGAGCGAGATCGTCCAGGCCGAGGTCTTCGGTCCGGTCCTCGTCGTGCTGCCCTTCGACACCGACGACGAGGGCCTCGCCCTGGCCAACGACACCCCCTACGGGCTGGCCGCGTCCGCCTGGACCCGCGACGTCTACCGGGCCGGCCGGGCCACCCGCGAGCTCCGGGCCGGCTGTGTCTGGGTCAACGACCACATTCCGATCATCAGCGAGATGCCGCACGGGGGGTACGGCGCTTCGGGCAGCGGAAAGGACATGTCAACCTACTCCTTCGAGGAGTACACGCAGGTCAAGCATGTGATGTACGACAACACGGCGGTCGCCAGGAAGGACTGGCACCGCACGGTCTTCGGGGACCGACCGTGACCGT
This portion of the Streptomyces changanensis genome encodes:
- a CDS encoding gamma-aminobutyraldehyde dehydrogenase → MEDRFRTAETEQSQGVRALTVDRARRHFAAGAQYVGGRLRPGTSDHTHTVVDPATGDEVLTYALASATDVDAAVTAARAAFPGWAGATPGERSDALHRFATRLTELAEDLARTESLQCGKPLRLTREFDVPGTIDNTAFFAGAARHLQGQSAGEYSGDHTSYVRREPIGVVGSVAPWNYPLQMAAWKILPAVAAGNTVVLKPAEATPLTSLMFAQAATDAGIPDGVVNVVNGTGREAGEYLVGHPGVAMTSFTGSTAVGRRVAEIATRTVKRLHLELGGKAPFVVFDDADPEAAAHGAVAGALINTGQDCTAATRAYVQRPLYEAFVERVAALFAGVRLGDPFDADTDLGPLVTHAHRDRVAAFVERARAYATVVTGGTVPPGDGAFHRPTLVTGAPQGSEIVQAEVFGPVLVVLPFDTDDEGLALANDTPYGLAASAWTRDVYRAGRATRELRAGCVWVNDHIPIISEMPHGGYGASGSGKDMSTYSFEEYTQVKHVMYDNTAVARKDWHRTVFGDRP